In the genome of Actinomycetota bacterium, one region contains:
- a CDS encoding serine/threonine protein kinase, with translation MIAEDTVLSDRYRIVSVLGRGGMGRVYEAVDLERDERVAVKVLRTAEPRDLRRFASESKVLAQLDHHAIVRMLGTGQHGDTPYLVMQLVGGRSLADELRDGPLDPDQVRRIGRDVADALAYAHRRDVVHRDVKPGNVLIGEDGSAHLADFGIARLADVTGFTSTGVTMGTAAYLAPEQARGGGVGPPADVYALGLVLLEALTGEKAFSGTPTEAAVARLSRDPAIPDRLDDGWRQLLRRLTARDPQARPSAEDVASLLEQEPSAAALDTVALPPGDGDTTTELPSPTTPQRPGRVRRVLPGLVLTVIAVVAVAVVLWALPPDQTRPQPQEPATTAPAAELPQPLEDSLNRLDQEVSG, from the coding sequence ATGATCGCCGAGGACACGGTCCTGTCGGACCGGTACAGGATCGTGTCGGTGCTCGGCCGTGGCGGGATGGGTCGGGTCTACGAAGCCGTGGACCTCGAGCGCGACGAGCGGGTCGCGGTCAAGGTGCTGCGGACCGCCGAACCCCGCGACCTGCGTCGCTTCGCGTCCGAATCGAAGGTGCTCGCGCAGCTCGATCACCACGCGATCGTCAGGATGTTGGGGACCGGCCAGCACGGCGACACCCCGTACCTGGTGATGCAGCTGGTCGGGGGCCGCTCGCTGGCCGACGAGCTCCGCGACGGCCCGCTGGATCCCGACCAGGTGCGCCGCATCGGCCGCGATGTCGCCGATGCGCTGGCGTACGCCCATCGCCGCGATGTCGTCCACCGCGACGTCAAACCGGGCAACGTCCTGATCGGTGAGGACGGTTCCGCTCACCTGGCCGACTTCGGGATCGCCCGGCTGGCGGATGTGACCGGCTTCACCAGCACCGGCGTCACCATGGGCACGGCCGCCTACCTGGCGCCCGAGCAGGCCCGGGGCGGCGGCGTCGGCCCGCCCGCCGACGTCTACGCCCTCGGCCTCGTCCTCCTCGAGGCGCTGACCGGCGAGAAGGCGTTCAGCGGGACCCCCACCGAGGCCGCCGTCGCCCGGCTGTCGCGCGACCCGGCCATCCCGGACCGACTTGACGACGGCTGGCGGCAGCTGCTGCGCCGCCTCACGGCCCGTGATCCGCAGGCCCGGCCGAGCGCCGAGGACGTCGCCAGCCTGCTGGAACAGGAGCCGAGCGCTGCGGCGCTGGACACGGTCGCGCTCCCTCCTGGCGACGGTGACACAACGACCGAGCTGCCCTCGCCGACCACACCGCAGCGTCCCGGCCGCGTCCGTCGGGTCCTGCCGGGCCTGGTGCTGACCGTGATCGCCGTCGTCGCCGTGGCGGTGGTGCTGTGGGCGCTGCCGCCCGACCAGACCCGACCGCAACCGCAGGAGCCGGCCACGACCGCCCCGGCCGCGGAACTGCCCCAGCCGCTCGAGGACTCCCTCAACCGCTTGGATCAGGAGGTCAGCGGATGA